The following are from one region of the Salicibibacter kimchii genome:
- a CDS encoding acetyltransferase, giving the protein MKRVVVLGNGGHGKVIQDIINHYSTEYQLAGVLDDHYTSFVNNGMNFFEGLISDANYLSRSYPDLFFIVGIGDNRARKSVVDKLDIPRHRYATVIHPSAMISPTSEIGNGVAVIAGAIVNPHSQINDHVILNTSSSVGHDCQIEDYVHISPRVAIAGGTKVQEGAHLGIGSVTIPGVEVGRWSTVGAGGVVTDHIPDDTLAVGVPAKAVKYYN; this is encoded by the coding sequence ATGAAAAGAGTCGTAGTTCTCGGTAACGGTGGCCATGGGAAAGTGATTCAGGATATCATTAATCATTATAGCACTGAATATCAACTGGCAGGAGTGTTAGATGATCATTATACTTCTTTTGTTAATAATGGAATGAATTTTTTCGAGGGTCTAATTTCCGATGCTAATTATCTCTCACGTTCATATCCGGATTTATTTTTTATTGTAGGGATAGGAGATAACCGTGCTAGGAAGAGTGTTGTTGATAAACTAGACATCCCTCGCCATCGCTATGCAACGGTTATTCACCCAAGTGCTATGATCAGCCCAACATCCGAGATTGGAAATGGAGTTGCTGTAATCGCGGGTGCCATCGTCAATCCTCATTCTCAAATTAATGATCATGTTATTTTAAACACATCCTCATCTGTAGGTCATGATTGTCAGATAGAGGATTATGTTCATATTTCCCCACGAGTCGCCATCGCCGGAGGAACAAAGGTGCAGGAAGGCGCTCATTTAGGTATTGGCAGTGTAACGATTCCTGGAGTAGAGGTAGGAAGATGGAGCACTGTGGGAGCCGGAGGCGTTGTTACAGACCATATTCCTGATGATACGTTAGCTGTTGGGGTGCCTGCGAAAGCGGTTAAGTATTATAATTAG
- a CDS encoding sugar transferase encodes MKRMFDLLSASIGLLLVSPLLLVVTILIKIKLGSPVLFKQKRPGLRGEPFYVSKFRTMTNETDEHGNLLPNEERITKFGSTLRKLSLDEFPQLLNVLKGDLSLVGPRPLLMEYLELYTPEQARRHEVKPGITGWAQVNGRNAITWEDKFKLDVRYVDNQSFWLDIKILFLTIVKVVKSDGIDQQGYVSAEKFTGSTTASESSSEDSYEKSRSSR; translated from the coding sequence ATGAAGCGTATGTTCGATTTACTGTCAGCGTCGATAGGATTACTATTGGTAAGCCCATTATTGCTTGTAGTAACCATTCTGATCAAAATAAAATTAGGCTCTCCTGTACTATTTAAACAAAAACGCCCGGGGTTGCGTGGCGAGCCCTTTTACGTGTCTAAATTTCGTACAATGACAAATGAAACTGATGAACATGGGAACTTATTGCCGAATGAAGAGCGTATTACGAAGTTTGGTTCAACCTTACGAAAGCTTAGCCTCGATGAATTTCCACAGTTATTGAATGTATTAAAAGGCGATTTGAGCTTAGTAGGACCAAGACCATTGTTGATGGAATACCTGGAATTATACACACCTGAACAAGCCCGACGACATGAAGTGAAACCGGGGATTACAGGTTGGGCGCAAGTCAACGGAAGAAACGCCATTACATGGGAGGATAAATTTAAGCTAGACGTGAGGTATGTTGATAATCAATCTTTTTGGCTGGATATAAAGATTTTATTTTTAACCATAGTGAAAGTTGTTAAGTCAGATGGAATTGATCAACAAGGGTATGTGTCAGCTGAAAAATTCACGGGATCAACTACTGCAAGCGAGAGCAGTTCGGAGGATTCATATGAAAAGAGTCGTAGTTCTCGGTAA